One Lentibacillus cibarius DNA window includes the following coding sequences:
- a CDS encoding UDP-glucose dehydrogenase family protein: protein MNISVVGTGYVGLVTGVSLSEIGHYVTCIDIDETKVEQMKQGISPIYEPGLSEMMTNNIEESRLHFTTDYTTGLNNTDVTYIAVGTPEMEDGTADLSFVKQVAFDIAGHVQKDTVVVTKSTVPVGTNDKIRDVITNNLSKDVNIDVVSNPEFLKEGSAIHDSFNGDRIVIGSDSDAAAKIIEDINEPFGVPIYKTDVRSAEMIKYASNAFLATKISFINEIANICDRVNANVDDVAKGMGMDKRIGDKFLNAGIGYGGSCFPKDTKALIQIAGNVDYDFELLKGVVKVNQKQQALLLDKLYERFTSLKGKRIAVLGLAFKPNTDDMREAASIVLTEKLIEQGAEVVGYDPIAMDNAKTVLSDGMFYADSVDAAVEDSDATLIVTEWDDVKHVDLEVFRSMTYPLVIDGRNCFGLDEMKEAGIEYHSVGRPLEKTKEGNVILQG from the coding sequence ATGAATATTTCTGTTGTTGGTACTGGTTATGTCGGATTAGTTACCGGCGTCAGTCTGTCTGAAATAGGCCATTATGTAACATGTATAGATATAGATGAGACGAAAGTCGAGCAGATGAAACAGGGCATTTCACCCATCTATGAACCTGGCCTGTCTGAAATGATGACGAATAACATCGAGGAAAGTCGCTTGCACTTTACAACGGATTATACAACCGGACTTAATAATACCGATGTTACCTATATTGCGGTTGGGACACCGGAGATGGAAGATGGCACGGCCGACTTATCATTTGTTAAACAGGTAGCATTTGACATTGCAGGACATGTCCAAAAAGATACAGTTGTTGTGACAAAAAGCACCGTTCCAGTTGGTACAAATGATAAAATCAGGGATGTCATAACTAATAATTTGTCTAAAGACGTCAACATTGACGTTGTATCAAACCCGGAATTTCTAAAAGAAGGATCAGCCATTCATGATTCATTCAATGGCGATCGTATCGTCATTGGTTCCGATAGTGACGCTGCAGCAAAAATTATTGAAGACATTAACGAGCCCTTTGGTGTTCCAATATATAAGACAGATGTCAGAAGTGCAGAAATGATTAAATATGCTTCAAATGCTTTCCTGGCCACAAAAATAAGCTTTATCAATGAAATAGCGAATATCTGTGATCGTGTCAACGCGAATGTGGACGATGTTGCCAAAGGAATGGGTATGGATAAACGTATCGGCGATAAATTCTTGAATGCCGGCATCGGTTATGGTGGCTCCTGCTTCCCTAAAGATACCAAAGCACTCATTCAGATTGCCGGTAACGTTGATTATGATTTTGAACTGCTAAAAGGTGTTGTGAAAGTCAATCAGAAACAGCAGGCCTTATTATTAGATAAATTATACGAGCGATTCACCTCATTGAAAGGTAAGCGAATTGCGGTGCTCGGATTAGCCTTTAAACCGAATACAGATGATATGCGAGAGGCTGCTTCTATTGTACTAACGGAAAAACTTATTGAGCAGGGTGCTGAAGTCGTCGGCTATGATCCGATTGCAATGGATAATGCCAAAACAGTCCTGAGTGATGGTATGTTCTATGCTGATAGTGTGGATGCAGCAGTCGAAGATAGTGATGCAACGTTGATTGTAACCGAGTGGGATGACGTGAAGCATGTTGACTTGGAAGTATTTAGATCAATGACATATCCTTTAGTAATTGATGGCCGAAATTGTTTTGGATTGGATGAGATGAAAGAAGCTGGCATTGAATATCACTCAGTTGGAAGGCCATTAGAGAAGACCAAAGAAGGCAACGTGATATTGCAGGGTTAA
- a CDS encoding DegT/DnrJ/EryC1/StrS family aminotransferase, with protein sequence MGEKIYLSSPHMSDEGYEREYVKEAFDTNWIAPLGKNVNEFENELALKVGSKHAAALSSGTAAIHLALKAIGVGEEDIVFCPTLTFSATANPIIYQNAIPVFIDSNKETWNMSPEALEEAFEKYPEVKAIIVVHLYGLSADMDEIVNICNKHDVTLIEDAAESLGTYYKGQHTGTFGDYGIFSFNGNKIITTSGGGALTSNKEERISKARFWATQSRDQARHYQHSELGYNYRMSNVVAGIGRGQLKVLDQRVEKKRYIFDYYQKELGGLDGVQFMPSNDWDEPNRWLSSLTLNGRVRPIDVIEALEHENIESRPVWKPLHLQPFFEKYDFIGEGVSEELFENGVCLPSDTKMTDKELKRIVEIIKRLWSR encoded by the coding sequence GTGGGAGAAAAAATTTATCTTTCATCTCCACATATGAGTGATGAAGGCTATGAAAGAGAATACGTTAAAGAAGCATTTGATACAAATTGGATTGCTCCATTAGGTAAGAATGTTAATGAGTTTGAAAACGAGCTAGCACTTAAGGTAGGCAGTAAACATGCAGCGGCATTAAGTTCCGGGACAGCAGCAATTCATCTGGCATTAAAAGCGATCGGTGTTGGCGAAGAAGATATTGTTTTTTGTCCGACGCTAACATTCTCTGCAACGGCGAATCCAATCATTTATCAAAATGCGATTCCAGTTTTTATAGACAGTAATAAAGAAACTTGGAATATGTCTCCGGAAGCCTTAGAAGAAGCTTTTGAAAAATATCCTGAGGTAAAAGCAATTATTGTTGTTCATTTGTATGGGCTATCTGCTGATATGGATGAAATCGTCAATATTTGTAATAAGCATGATGTTACTTTAATAGAAGATGCTGCTGAGTCTTTAGGTACTTATTATAAAGGTCAACACACAGGAACGTTTGGTGACTATGGCATCTTTTCCTTTAATGGAAATAAGATCATTACGACATCCGGTGGAGGAGCACTCACTTCCAATAAAGAAGAACGTATTTCAAAAGCAAGATTTTGGGCGACACAATCACGGGATCAAGCAAGGCATTATCAGCATAGTGAACTAGGTTATAATTACAGAATGAGCAATGTGGTCGCTGGTATTGGTAGAGGTCAGCTTAAGGTGCTTGATCAAAGAGTTGAGAAAAAGCGGTATATATTTGACTATTACCAAAAAGAGTTAGGTGGATTAGATGGTGTTCAATTCATGCCTTCTAACGATTGGGATGAACCTAATCGTTGGCTTAGTTCGCTAACTTTGAATGGCCGGGTTAGACCGATTGATGTAATAGAAGCACTTGAACATGAAAACATTGAATCAAGACCTGTTTGGAAGCCACTCCATTTGCAACCTTTTTTTGAGAAGTATGACTTTATTGGTGAAGGCGTATCGGAAGAGTTGTTTGAGAACGGTGTTTGCCTTCCATCTGATACGAAAATGACAGACAAAGAATTGAAGAGGATTGTAGAAATTATTAAAAGATTGTGGTCAAGGTGA
- a CDS encoding glycosyltransferase family 4 protein gives MARILILANNDVGLYKFRKEVIEALLVDYEVYVSSPHGDLVPDLEEMGCKYINTPMSRRGTNPISDIKLFFNYLQIINNVNPDAVLTYTIKPNVYGGLACRVKGIPYITNITGLGTAAEGNGLLQKITLLLYKVGLKRSDCVFFQNKENEHIFKEKSVVSGNDRLIPGSGVNLKHYRLLDYPKDDPIHFLFVSRVMQKKGIDEYLKAARFIREKYPNTRFHVLGFCEEAYQGELNKLQNEDIIQYHGMQSDVREFHKISHCTIHPTYYPEGMSNVLLESAASGRPIITTNRSGCREIVDDGINGYVVEQENSQNLIDKIEMFLNLSHEEKRQMGIAARKKIEEEFDRQIVVDAYMEEIQKEIG, from the coding sequence ATGGCAAGGATTCTAATACTAGCTAATAATGATGTTGGATTATATAAGTTTAGAAAGGAAGTTATTGAAGCTTTACTCGTGGATTATGAGGTTTATGTCTCATCACCCCATGGTGATTTAGTTCCTGATCTAGAGGAGATGGGTTGTAAGTATATTAATACCCCTATGAGCAGACGAGGAACCAATCCCATTTCTGACATAAAATTATTCTTTAATTATTTACAAATCATTAACAATGTTAATCCTGATGCTGTTCTAACATATACGATAAAACCCAATGTTTATGGTGGCCTAGCTTGTAGGGTGAAAGGAATCCCATATATAACCAATATTACAGGACTTGGTACTGCTGCCGAAGGAAACGGTTTGTTGCAGAAAATTACTTTACTTTTATATAAGGTTGGGTTAAAAAGATCCGACTGTGTGTTTTTTCAAAATAAGGAAAATGAACATATCTTTAAGGAAAAATCAGTTGTGAGTGGTAACGATAGATTAATACCGGGTTCAGGTGTGAATTTGAAACACTATAGATTATTAGACTATCCAAAAGATGATCCAATACACTTTCTATTTGTATCTCGTGTTATGCAAAAAAAAGGAATTGACGAATACCTAAAAGCGGCAAGATTCATACGGGAAAAGTATCCTAATACCAGGTTCCATGTACTAGGATTCTGCGAAGAAGCATATCAAGGTGAACTTAATAAATTACAAAACGAGGATATTATCCAGTATCACGGTATGCAAAGTGATGTAAGAGAGTTTCACAAAATCTCTCATTGCACAATTCATCCTACTTATTATCCTGAGGGTATGTCCAACGTTTTATTAGAAAGCGCCGCAAGCGGTCGTCCGATTATTACAACTAACCGCAGCGGGTGCAGGGAAATAGTTGATGACGGCATTAATGGATATGTTGTTGAACAAGAGAACAGTCAGAATCTTATAGACAAGATTGAAATGTTTTTAAATCTTTCTCATGAAGAAAAGAGACAAATGGGAATAGCCGCACGGAAAAAAATTGAAGAAGAATTTGATCGTCAGATTGTTGTTGATGCTTATATGGAAGAAATACAAAAGGAAATAGGTTGA
- a CDS encoding glycosyltransferase family 2 protein: protein MKISVIMSVYNGEKYLNECLRSILNQSYSNFELLIVNDCSTDKTEEIIYKFIPKDTRIKYFKNHENKGLTKNLNKMISLSSGEVIARMDADDIACKDRFLNQIHVFEQNKDVDVVFTNACIINDKSNHVCDAWRPNNSDEMIKLMPYFNYIIHPSTMIKKETIYNVGLYDENYITGQDHELWLRIIRNKGRFYYLNKNLLYYRINPNSVRSNLGENYNYKLSKVCIANGNKNEAIKYLGKLNLKEKIDVLIRCLFPFWMYRKIIYGKDVFKFIK from the coding sequence ATGAAAATTAGTGTAATTATGTCAGTTTATAATGGTGAAAAATACTTAAATGAATGCCTAAGAAGTATATTAAATCAATCTTATTCAAACTTTGAATTATTAATTGTTAACGACTGTTCGACTGATAAAACTGAAGAAATAATATATAAATTTATACCCAAAGATACTAGAATAAAATATTTTAAAAATCACGAAAACAAAGGTCTTACTAAAAATCTAAATAAAATGATTTCATTATCATCAGGAGAAGTAATAGCTAGAATGGATGCCGATGACATTGCTTGTAAAGACAGGTTTTTAAATCAAATACATGTATTTGAACAGAACAAAGATGTAGATGTGGTTTTTACTAATGCATGTATAATAAATGATAAATCGAACCATGTGTGTGACGCATGGAGGCCGAATAACAGTGATGAAATGATCAAATTAATGCCGTATTTCAACTATATTATTCACCCATCAACAATGATAAAAAAAGAAACGATTTATAATGTTGGGTTATATGATGAAAACTATATAACAGGACAAGACCACGAGCTGTGGCTAAGGATCATAAGGAATAAAGGTCGATTTTATTACTTAAATAAAAATTTATTGTATTATAGGATAAACCCTAATAGTGTACGTAGTAACTTAGGTGAAAACTATAATTATAAATTGTCAAAAGTATGTATTGCAAACGGGAACAAAAATGAAGCTATCAAATATTTAGGTAAACTAAATTTAAAAGAGAAGATTGATGTACTAATTAGGTGCTTATTTCCTTTTTGGATGTATAGAAAAATAATATATGGTAAAGACGTTTTTAAATTCATTAAATAA
- a CDS encoding glycosyltransferase → MINAFTGGGAEKLLHDTVLSQKERGADVEVMVLSQQNNHYLDTVKSKGIQVYVSNSRSLHSPSQINELKKVIAKGDYDIVHVHLFPALYWVALCSLFVNKDFKLVYTEHSTHNRRRDKSYFRHIESIIYKRYQRIFCISEGTKQNLIQWIPSTDKKARIIPNGINLSDYTDAKPYDRSYLFANIKKNDKLIVMIARFDHQKDHETLIKSLSYLDDSFKLILVGDGGWTENIKLITISEGVHHRVSFLGFRKDIPQILKTADIFVLSSHWEGFGLVAVEAMASGIPVLVSDVTGLRDVVERKDMIFSQGDPEMLAKKVRSILIDEEKSPKIINYGLNRAKEFSIESMVNRLEQEYNTLINT, encoded by the coding sequence GTGATAAATGCCTTTACGGGTGGAGGAGCGGAAAAGCTATTACATGATACGGTTCTTAGTCAGAAAGAACGTGGGGCAGATGTGGAAGTAATGGTTTTGAGCCAACAAAATAACCATTATTTAGATACTGTGAAATCTAAAGGCATACAAGTTTATGTATCAAATAGTAGGTCTCTACATTCCCCCAGTCAAATCAATGAATTGAAGAAGGTTATTGCGAAAGGTGATTATGATATTGTTCATGTTCATTTATTTCCTGCTCTCTACTGGGTAGCACTTTGCAGTTTATTTGTTAATAAAGATTTCAAACTCGTGTATACAGAACACAGCACCCATAACCGTCGTCGTGATAAGTCTTACTTCAGACATATTGAATCTATTATCTATAAAAGATATCAACGTATTTTTTGCATAAGTGAAGGAACTAAACAAAACCTTATTCAATGGATTCCATCAACCGATAAGAAAGCAAGAATTATTCCTAATGGTATAAATCTATCTGATTATACTGATGCAAAGCCCTATGATAGATCATACTTATTCGCTAACATCAAAAAAAATGATAAATTAATTGTTATGATAGCAAGATTTGATCATCAAAAAGATCACGAAACTTTGATAAAGAGTTTAAGTTATTTAGATGACTCATTCAAATTGATACTCGTTGGAGATGGGGGATGGACAGAAAATATTAAATTAATCACCATCAGTGAAGGCGTACACCATAGAGTCTCCTTTTTGGGATTTCGAAAAGATATTCCTCAAATTTTAAAAACTGCCGACATTTTTGTTTTATCTTCACATTGGGAAGGTTTTGGGTTAGTAGCAGTGGAAGCAATGGCGAGTGGTATTCCTGTTTTAGTTAGTGACGTCACGGGTTTACGAGATGTAGTAGAGCGAAAAGATATGATCTTCTCTCAAGGAGACCCAGAAATGTTAGCCAAGAAGGTAAGATCCATATTAATAGATGAGGAAAAATCACCAAAAATAATTAATTATGGTTTGAATCGTGCTAAGGAGTTTTCGATTGAATCAATGGTAAACAGATTGGAACAGGAATATAATACTCTAATAAACACTTAG
- a CDS encoding ATP-grasp domain-containing protein, translated as MNEINILILSAGRRVELVQCFQQAAEKLNVKSNIVAGDCSNTAPALYFADRTYELPRISEPNYINSIIDACNNEKISLVIPTIDTDLLLLAENKDLIEKQTSARVLISDYKVVEVCRDKINTQKYLEQNSFGIPKMYTDEEVADGNLQFPIFIKPKSGSSSVNTFKVNNLSELNIYKGIVKDPIIQDFMEGEEFTVDVFLDFESNIISIVPRLRIATRSGEISKGKVVRDREIIDNVTDLMNVLKPIGHITVQLMKTRKGINYIEINPRFGGGAPMSIMSGADSCENLFRLLMGEKLEYNENYKDKLTFLRFDSSICLNEDLEL; from the coding sequence ATGAATGAGATAAACATATTAATTTTAAGTGCAGGAAGACGCGTAGAACTGGTACAGTGTTTCCAGCAAGCAGCGGAAAAATTAAATGTTAAAAGTAATATTGTAGCCGGTGACTGCTCCAATACAGCACCTGCTTTATACTTTGCAGATAGAACTTATGAATTACCTCGTATTAGTGAACCTAATTATATTAATTCTATCATTGATGCATGCAATAATGAAAAAATTTCTTTAGTTATTCCAACCATTGATACAGATTTGTTACTTCTTGCAGAAAATAAAGACTTGATTGAGAAACAAACAAGTGCAAGGGTATTGATTTCGGATTATAAGGTTGTTGAGGTATGCAGAGATAAAATCAATACGCAAAAATATTTAGAGCAGAATAGTTTTGGAATCCCCAAGATGTATACGGACGAAGAGGTTGCGGATGGCAATCTGCAATTTCCAATTTTTATAAAACCTAAATCTGGCAGTTCTAGTGTAAACACCTTCAAAGTGAATAACCTTAGTGAATTAAACATATATAAGGGGATTGTTAAAGATCCCATAATTCAAGATTTTATGGAAGGCGAAGAGTTTACTGTAGATGTATTTTTAGATTTTGAAAGTAATATTATCTCAATTGTTCCCCGTTTAAGGATAGCTACTCGTAGCGGTGAAATTTCTAAGGGAAAGGTTGTTAGGGATAGGGAGATCATTGATAATGTTACTGATTTAATGAATGTACTAAAGCCCATTGGGCATATAACTGTTCAACTAATGAAGACAAGAAAAGGCATAAATTATATTGAAATAAATCCTAGGTTTGGGGGAGGAGCACCTATGAGTATTATGAGTGGCGCTGACTCTTGTGAAAATCTTTTTCGTCTTCTGATGGGAGAAAAGTTAGAGTATAACGAGAATTACAAGGATAAACTTACTTTTTTAAGATTTGATAGCAGCATTTGTTTAAATGAGGATTTGGAGTTATAG
- a CDS encoding sugar transferase → MEKSKVGIYKKFIKRPMDFILSLIAIIILSPVFLMVSILVRIKLGKPILFKQERPGLNEKIFTMYKFKTMTDQKDSNGKLLPDNVRLTKFGRLLRSTSLDELPELFNILKGDMSVIGPRPLLVQYLPLYNAHQKRRHEVRPGLSGLAQVNGRNGISWEERFNFDVEYVDNLSFVGDWRIIFLTIKKVFVREGINSESAATMEYFEGSKAGDNK, encoded by the coding sequence ATGGAGAAATCAAAGGTAGGTATTTATAAAAAGTTTATAAAAAGGCCTATGGATTTCATACTTTCATTGATTGCTATTATAATTCTCAGCCCAGTCTTTTTGATGGTTTCTATCCTTGTAAGAATTAAATTGGGTAAGCCAATTCTATTTAAACAAGAAAGACCAGGTCTCAATGAGAAAATATTTACGATGTATAAATTTAAGACAATGACAGACCAAAAAGACAGCAATGGAAAGCTGTTACCTGATAATGTTAGACTAACGAAATTTGGCAGGTTGCTACGTTCTACATCCCTTGATGAATTGCCGGAGTTGTTTAATATTCTTAAGGGGGATATGTCGGTTATTGGACCAAGGCCTTTATTGGTTCAGTATTTGCCACTTTATAATGCTCATCAAAAACGACGTCACGAAGTTAGACCTGGCTTATCTGGTTTGGCACAGGTGAACGGCAGGAATGGCATTAGCTGGGAAGAAAGATTTAATTTCGACGTTGAATATGTGGATAATTTAAGCTTTGTTGGAGATTGGAGAATTATTTTTTTAACTATAAAAAAGGTTTTTGTTAGGGAAGGAATTAATTCAGAGTCTGCAGCAACAATGGAATACTTTGAAGGTAGTAAGGCAGGGGACAATAAATGA
- a CDS encoding HAD family hydrolase: protein MTRAVIFDLDDTLISERKYVESGYLHIAKIIKKSYGKDEEELYNLLIDLYKDSPKKVFNRLFDKLGVAYSQSDIMELVKDYRNHLPNIDFFDDVLPCLGLLKEKNIKIGIITDGYASAQRQKLKAVKAVNYFNEIIVTDELGKEYWKPHPKSFEVMKEKLNVKFNDMIYIGDNPEKDFYIGSMYPIKTIRIYRDGVYKDKNYLSNIKEDYSIHTLNELNSIIT from the coding sequence ATGACGAGAGCAGTTATATTTGATTTGGATGATACGTTAATTTCAGAAAGAAAGTATGTAGAAAGTGGTTATCTACACATAGCTAAGATAATAAAAAAAAGCTATGGCAAAGATGAAGAAGAACTATATAATTTGTTAATTGATCTTTATAAAGATAGCCCTAAGAAAGTTTTTAATAGGTTATTTGATAAACTGGGCGTTGCCTACTCTCAAAGCGATATAATGGAGCTAGTAAAAGACTACCGTAACCATTTACCAAATATAGATTTCTTTGATGACGTATTACCATGCTTGGGACTACTAAAGGAAAAAAACATTAAAATTGGTATTATTACTGATGGTTATGCAAGTGCACAACGTCAAAAGCTAAAGGCTGTAAAAGCAGTTAATTATTTTAATGAAATTATTGTAACAGATGAATTAGGAAAAGAATACTGGAAGCCGCATCCTAAATCATTTGAAGTAATGAAAGAAAAACTGAATGTTAAATTCAATGATATGATATATATTGGTGATAATCCTGAAAAAGATTTTTATATAGGCAGTATGTACCCCATAAAGACAATAAGAATTTACCGAGATGGAGTTTATAAAGATAAAAACTATTTGAGTAATATCAAAGAAGATTATTCAATCCACACTTTAAATGAATTAAATTCTATTATTACTTAG